A single region of the Bacillus cereus genome encodes:
- a CDS encoding helix-turn-helix transcriptional regulator has translation MEQALKITGVLSDPTRYYIYKYISQKHSYVTVQEIADEFDIHPNVARLHLSKLEDVNMLKSETKKTGKGGRPSRLYVLSQDVIQLQFPFRDYQLLAQIAFNSLLSLGSAGEKALYETGKQFGKELMQQHMHRLNVSAEALTVEQKMQIAKEAFSTAGLSPAFEISTDGTKIFYDVHNCPFKEVAAHHPTEICNMHGDMMKGIFEILFPNVELTRNDSLLDGCKSCNYKVKL, from the coding sequence ATGGAACAAGCTTTAAAAATTACAGGTGTGTTATCTGACCCTACTCGTTATTACATTTATAAATATATTTCTCAAAAGCATAGTTACGTAACTGTACAAGAAATAGCAGATGAGTTTGACATTCATCCAAACGTAGCTCGTTTACATTTATCTAAATTAGAAGATGTTAATATGCTAAAATCAGAAACAAAAAAAACTGGGAAAGGCGGCAGGCCAAGCAGACTATACGTCTTGTCTCAAGATGTCATCCAGTTACAATTCCCATTTCGCGATTATCAATTATTAGCACAGATAGCATTTAATTCACTGCTAAGCTTAGGTAGCGCTGGTGAAAAAGCGCTATATGAAACAGGGAAACAATTCGGCAAAGAATTAATGCAACAACATATGCATCGCTTAAATGTAAGTGCAGAAGCATTGACGGTAGAACAAAAAATGCAAATCGCAAAAGAAGCATTCTCAACAGCTGGTTTATCTCCTGCTTTTGAAATAAGTACGGATGGTACAAAAATTTTCTATGATGTACACAATTGCCCATTTAAAGAAGTTGCTGCGCATCATCCAACTGAAATTTGTAATATGCACGGAGATATGATGAAGGGAATTTTTGAAATCCTATTCCCGAACGTAGAATTAACTCGAAACGATAGTCTACTAGATGGATGCAAATCTTGTAACTATAAAGTGAAACTTTAA
- the comGA gene encoding competence type IV pilus ATPase ComGA, whose protein sequence is MNGIELFANMIMKEACGVQASDLHIVPRQKDVAIQLRIGKDLITKRCIEKEFGEKLVSHFKFLASMDIGERRKPQNGSLYLQIDGSEVYLRLSTLPTVYQESLVIRLHLQVSAQPLSHLSLFPSSAEKLLSFLKHSHGLLVFTGPTGSGKTTTMYALLEVARKWQTRRIITLEDPVEQRKDGLLQIQINEKAGITYKTGLKAILRHDPDIILVGEIRDEETAKVAIRASLTGHLVMTTLHTNDAKGAILRFMDYGITRQEIEQSLLAVAAQRLVELKCPFCRGKCSTLCKSMRQVRQASIYELLYGYELKQAIKEASGEHVTYHYETLESSVRKGYALGFLEEDVYV, encoded by the coding sequence ATGAATGGTATCGAGCTTTTTGCAAATATGATTATGAAAGAAGCTTGTGGGGTGCAAGCATCGGACTTACATATTGTGCCCAGGCAGAAGGATGTGGCGATTCAATTACGGATAGGAAAAGATTTAATTACGAAACGGTGTATTGAAAAGGAATTTGGAGAAAAGCTTGTTTCGCACTTTAAGTTTTTAGCATCAATGGATATAGGAGAGAGGAGAAAGCCTCAAAATGGTTCATTATATTTGCAAATTGATGGATCAGAAGTGTATTTACGCCTTTCAACACTTCCAACAGTATATCAAGAAAGTCTCGTTATTCGTCTCCATTTACAAGTATCTGCTCAGCCGTTGTCTCACCTTTCGTTATTTCCAAGTTCAGCGGAAAAATTACTCTCTTTTTTAAAGCATTCGCATGGGTTACTCGTATTTACTGGGCCGACTGGTTCTGGAAAAACAACAACAATGTATGCGTTATTAGAAGTAGCTAGAAAATGGCAAACACGTCGCATCATTACACTGGAAGATCCAGTTGAGCAAAGAAAAGACGGTTTATTACAAATTCAAATAAACGAAAAAGCTGGTATCACATATAAAACGGGATTAAAGGCTATTTTGCGTCATGATCCAGATATTATTTTAGTTGGCGAAATTCGTGATGAAGAAACAGCAAAAGTAGCTATAAGGGCCAGTTTGACGGGACATTTAGTAATGACAACCTTGCATACAAATGATGCGAAAGGAGCGATACTACGATTCATGGATTATGGTATTACAAGGCAAGAAATTGAACAATCATTATTAGCAGTAGCTGCTCAGCGGCTCGTCGAATTAAAATGTCCATTTTGCAGAGGGAAGTGTTCAACTTTATGTAAATCAATGAGGCAAGTGAGACAGGCAAGTATTTATGAACTGTTATATGGATATGAATTAAAACAAGCGATTAAAGAAGCAAGTGGAGAACATGTTACGTATCACTATGAAACGTTGGAATCATCGGTTCGAAAAGGGTATGCTTTAGGATTTTTAGAAGAAGATGTATATGTTTAA
- a CDS encoding L-cystine transporter: MNTLLVGINVAVMLILVGVLYYMQRKHVSFNKRVFTALGVGIIFGLILQFIYEPTSTVIIESNTWFGLIGNGYVKLLQMIVMPLILVSIISAFTKLQLTKNLGKISGLIIGILILTTGIAAAVGIAASAGFDVSATGLQQGDAESARLKLVEERFTSIEKTTIPDKLLELLPTNPFLDLTGARPTSTISVVIFAAFIGIAFLGVKRKHPEQAELFKKMLDAVYAIVMRMVTLILRLTPYGVLALMAKTVAGSDINAILKLGNFVLASYVALIVMFIIHLLLIALSGLNPIQYLKKVFPVLTFAFTSRSSAGAMPLNIEAQKEKLGISEGIANFAASFGVSIGQNGCAGIYPAMLAMMVAPTVGIDPLQPQFILTLIAVVAISSFGVAGVGGGATFAALIVLSTMNLPIGIVALVISVEPLIDMGRTALNVSGSMTAGLISSKWLGELDQDTYNQDDVKTGEIAS; this comes from the coding sequence ATGAATACACTGCTTGTCGGAATTAACGTTGCAGTCATGCTCATTTTAGTTGGCGTATTATATTATATGCAACGTAAGCATGTATCTTTTAATAAACGTGTATTTACCGCTTTAGGAGTCGGAATTATATTTGGTCTTATATTACAATTTATTTATGAGCCTACTTCTACAGTAATTATTGAATCAAATACTTGGTTTGGTTTAATCGGTAACGGTTATGTGAAATTGCTTCAAATGATCGTTATGCCACTTATTTTAGTATCTATTATTTCAGCATTTACAAAATTACAATTAACGAAAAACCTTGGTAAAATCAGTGGTCTTATTATCGGCATTTTAATTCTTACTACAGGTATTGCTGCAGCTGTCGGTATCGCAGCAAGCGCAGGATTTGATGTATCAGCAACAGGATTACAACAAGGTGATGCAGAATCTGCTCGTCTGAAATTAGTAGAAGAAAGATTTACTTCTATTGAAAAGACAACAATTCCAGACAAATTATTAGAACTGTTGCCTACAAATCCGTTTCTTGATTTAACAGGTGCTCGTCCAACATCAACAATTTCTGTTGTAATATTTGCAGCATTTATCGGTATTGCCTTTCTCGGTGTAAAAAGAAAGCATCCAGAACAAGCGGAGCTATTTAAAAAGATGCTTGATGCTGTATATGCAATCGTAATGCGTATGGTAACGTTAATTTTACGTCTTACTCCATACGGCGTATTAGCCCTTATGGCAAAGACAGTTGCTGGTAGCGATATAAATGCTATTTTAAAACTTGGTAACTTCGTGTTAGCATCTTACGTAGCTCTTATCGTAATGTTTATCATTCACTTATTATTAATCGCACTATCTGGTTTAAATCCAATTCAATATTTGAAAAAAGTGTTCCCTGTATTAACATTTGCATTCACATCCCGCTCTAGCGCCGGTGCAATGCCATTAAATATTGAAGCACAAAAAGAAAAACTTGGTATTTCTGAAGGCATCGCTAACTTCGCAGCATCCTTTGGGGTATCTATCGGTCAAAACGGTTGCGCAGGTATTTATCCAGCAATGCTTGCTATGATGGTCGCTCCAACTGTAGGAATTGATCCATTACAACCACAATTTATTTTAACTTTAATCGCTGTCGTTGCTATTAGTTCATTCGGTGTTGCCGGCGTTGGTGGCGGTGCAACATTCGCAGCATTAATCGTATTATCTACAATGAACTTACCAATCGGTATTGTCGCTCTAGTTATCTCAGTTGAGCCATTAATCGATATGGGGCGTACAGCTCTTAACGTAAGTGGTTCTATGACAGCTGGTCTTATTTCTAGTAAATGGCTTGGTGAATTAGATCAAGATACGTACAATCAAGATGATGTAAAAACTGGTGAGATTGCTTCATAA
- a CDS encoding DUF2626 domain-containing protein, with product MERMFRVLGFWTGIFSVMFYVGDMHSTALLFLGQTGFFVLLSYLKLTERMYIYVFGAYLTVFFIGFTYYTTFLLVPGAGH from the coding sequence ATGGAGCGCATGTTTCGCGTTCTCGGCTTTTGGACTGGAATTTTCTCGGTTATGTTTTACGTAGGGGATATGCATTCGACCGCACTACTATTTTTAGGACAAACAGGATTTTTCGTACTTTTAAGCTATTTAAAATTAACAGAGCGTATGTATATATACGTATTCGGGGCATATTTAACCGTTTTCTTCATCGGATTTACATACTACACGACGTTTTTACTTGTCCCTGGAGCTGGACATTAA
- a CDS encoding DUF3912 family protein: MNFDIVGQKAYIKDGPYRNRIGTVKKNEKQLESHFAIVIGEQSIDVELKDIVLVGVDVGQFHTWCEQNGYL; this comes from the coding sequence TTGAACTTTGATATTGTAGGACAAAAAGCATATATAAAAGACGGACCGTATCGGAACCGAATTGGAACTGTAAAGAAAAACGAAAAACAATTAGAATCCCACTTTGCTATTGTAATTGGAGAACAAAGTATTGATGTAGAGCTAAAGGATATCGTATTAGTTGGAGTAGACGTAGGACAATTTCATACATGGTGCGAGCAAAATGGTTATTTGTGA
- a CDS encoding DUF3966 domain-containing protein, producing the protein MKRENTNGLGVTVLELSLYENTALIICFVLYVGSVIVYISRKFSQERELEKSEITAELEMLADESYKKQKIKEDHEAPHHLNANKF; encoded by the coding sequence ATGAAGCGTGAAAATACGAATGGATTAGGAGTGACTGTGTTGGAGCTAAGTCTCTATGAAAATACTGCACTTATTATATGCTTTGTGTTGTACGTTGGTAGTGTTATTGTTTATATTTCAAGGAAATTTTCACAAGAACGAGAGCTTGAAAAATCAGAGATAACAGCTGAACTAGAAATGTTAGCTGATGAAAGTTATAAAAAACAAAAAATAAAAGAAGACCATGAAGCACCCCATCATTTAAACGCAAATAAGTTCTAA
- the comGB gene encoding competence type IV pilus assembly protein ComGB: protein MYMFKRKWSLSDQALLWKRLSDLLEKGYSLLQALEFLQLQLPLGKKLQLQRMIEGLKNGQSLHASFHQLMFHPEVLSYLFYAERHGDMSFALRQGSVLLYKKDKYRKDMMKVIRYPMFLSFFLMIMLSVFNLILLPQFEMMYSSLHSTAPPLTEQILVAIKLLPYFIYSIFLIVITGFSLYIFYFRKLPPTQKVKIMIRIPLMKTFLILNHSHYFSAQLSGLLHGGLSVHEALTIMMKQKYHPFFQYEAARIKRQLIAGEPLQSIIDKNGYYEKELSYIITHGQANGNLANELGDYSELIIEKVEQKIKRMLFVIQPILFTCLGVIVILMYLAMIMPMFQMMNSI from the coding sequence ATGTATATGTTTAAGAGAAAATGGAGTTTAAGTGATCAAGCATTATTATGGAAAAGATTAAGTGATTTATTAGAGAAAGGTTACTCACTTTTGCAGGCGTTAGAATTTTTGCAGTTGCAACTACCATTAGGGAAGAAACTACAGCTACAGCGTATGATCGAGGGATTGAAAAATGGACAAAGTTTGCACGCTTCTTTTCACCAATTAATGTTTCACCCTGAGGTGTTAAGTTATTTGTTTTATGCAGAGCGACATGGTGACATGTCTTTTGCTTTGCGACAAGGGAGTGTACTTCTTTACAAGAAGGATAAATATAGGAAAGATATGATGAAAGTAATACGATATCCTATGTTTTTATCGTTCTTTTTAATGATTATGCTTTCTGTTTTTAACCTCATTTTATTACCTCAGTTTGAAATGATGTATAGTTCTTTACATTCTACAGCACCACCACTTACGGAACAAATTTTAGTTGCAATTAAATTATTACCCTACTTCATTTATAGCATTTTTCTTATCGTTATAACAGGCTTTAGTTTATATATATTTTATTTTCGGAAACTTCCGCCTACTCAAAAGGTAAAGATTATGATCCGTATTCCCCTTATGAAAACATTTCTTATTTTAAATCATTCGCATTATTTTTCCGCTCAATTAAGTGGTTTATTACACGGTGGATTGTCAGTACACGAAGCATTAACAATAATGATGAAGCAAAAGTATCATCCGTTCTTTCAGTATGAAGCAGCCCGAATTAAGCGGCAATTAATTGCAGGAGAACCGTTACAATCTATTATTGATAAAAACGGTTATTACGAGAAAGAACTTTCTTATATCATTACGCATGGACAAGCAAACGGTAATTTAGCAAATGAGCTTGGTGATTACAGTGAGCTCATTATTGAAAAGGTAGAACAAAAAATTAAACGTATGTTATTTGTGATTCAACCTATTTTATTTACATGTCTTGGGGTTATAGTCATTCTGATGTATTTAGCGATGATTATGCCGATGTTTCAAATGATGAATTCTATTTAG
- the metH gene encoding methionine synthase — protein MKCIEERLQNSILILDGAMGTMIQQEDLTAEDFGGEEYEGCNEYLVETRPDVILKIHKAYIEAGADIIETNTFGATNIVLSDYELSHLDEELNEKAALLAKQAVKESGKEVYVAGAMGPTTKAISVTGGVTFEELIEAYTRQARGLLRGGIDVLLVETSQDMRNVKAAYIGIQAAFDELNKTVPIMISGTIEPMGTTLAGQTIEAFYLSIEHMKPLSVGLNCATGPEFMREHIRSLSNLSECYISCYPNAGLPDEDGHYHESPSSLAEKVKRFAEEGWVNIIGGCCGTTPEHIRAMKAALATLNPREHHEREGHGISGLEALQYDDSMRPLFVGERTNVIGSRKFKRLVAEGKFEEAAEVARAQVKKNAHIIDICMADPDRDEIEDMENFLAEVTKVLKVPIMIDSTDENVMERALTYIQGKAVINSINLEDGEERFEKVTPLLQKYGAAIVVGTIDEDGMAVSAERKIEIAKRSYELLTKKYGIRPSDIIFDALVFPVGTGDEEYIGSAAATIEGIRLIKEALPECLTILGVSNISFGLPPAGREVLNSVFLYHATKAGLDYAIVNTEKLERYASIPEEEKRLADALLFETTKETLEEFTNFYRVAKKKDVIVQETLTLDERLANYIVEGTKQGLHEDLSLALAEGRKPLDIINGPLMTGMDEVGRLFNNNELIVAEVLQSAESMKAAVSYLEPHMESSESAKKGKVLLATVKGDVHDIGKNLVEIILSNNGYEIINLGINVRSDRIVQEVQEKKPDIIGLSGLLVKSAQQMVTTAEDLKAANIDIPIVVGGAALTRKFTDNRISPSYKGLVCYASDAMTGLDIINKLQKEEEREKMKQDKKERHLHIVTKEEKKVEIPAVIEPLPKSAVIVPDSTKRIVLRDIPVAHLAPFLNRQMLLGHHLGLKGNVKKLLKEGDKRAHELNDLIDELLREGQSWLKPKAVYQFFPAQSDGQNIVIYDPEDHTRIIERFTFPRQGKAPYRTLGDYLRPIGDEMDYVAFLSVTVGEGVRDIAEEWKAKGDYLRSHAIQSLALELAEGLAEKTHMLIRDRWGIPDSPELTMEERFRTKYRGIRVSFGYPACPELADQEKLFRLIQPEEIGITLTEGFMMEPEASVTAMVFSHPEARYFSVL, from the coding sequence ATGAAGTGTATAGAAGAAAGATTACAAAATAGCATTCTAATATTAGATGGTGCAATGGGGACGATGATACAGCAAGAGGACTTAACTGCGGAAGATTTCGGAGGAGAAGAGTACGAAGGGTGTAATGAATATTTAGTAGAAACAAGACCAGATGTTATTTTAAAGATTCATAAAGCTTATATTGAAGCTGGAGCTGACATCATTGAAACAAATACATTTGGTGCGACGAATATCGTATTAAGTGATTATGAGTTGTCTCATTTAGATGAAGAACTAAATGAAAAGGCAGCACTATTGGCGAAGCAAGCTGTTAAAGAAAGCGGGAAGGAAGTATATGTTGCAGGTGCGATGGGGCCGACAACGAAAGCGATTAGTGTTACAGGAGGAGTTACATTTGAGGAACTGATTGAAGCCTATACAAGGCAGGCGAGAGGGTTATTGAGGGGCGGAATTGATGTATTACTTGTGGAGACGAGTCAAGATATGCGTAATGTGAAAGCTGCTTATATTGGAATTCAAGCAGCTTTTGATGAACTAAATAAAACGGTTCCTATTATGATTTCTGGAACGATTGAACCGATGGGAACGACTTTAGCGGGTCAAACGATAGAAGCCTTTTATTTATCGATAGAGCATATGAAGCCGTTATCGGTTGGATTAAACTGTGCGACTGGTCCGGAATTTATGAGGGAACATATTCGTTCATTATCTAATTTATCGGAGTGTTATATTTCTTGCTATCCAAATGCAGGTCTTCCTGATGAAGATGGACATTATCATGAATCTCCATCTTCTCTCGCGGAAAAAGTAAAGCGATTTGCCGAAGAAGGTTGGGTTAACATTATTGGTGGTTGTTGTGGTACAACACCAGAACATATAAGAGCAATGAAAGCAGCGCTAGCAACTCTTAATCCGCGTGAACATCATGAACGAGAAGGGCATGGAATTAGTGGATTAGAGGCATTGCAGTATGATGATTCTATGAGACCTTTATTTGTAGGTGAAAGAACGAATGTTATTGGATCGCGTAAATTTAAACGATTAGTAGCAGAAGGGAAATTTGAAGAGGCCGCTGAAGTGGCAAGAGCACAAGTGAAGAAAAATGCTCACATTATTGATATTTGTATGGCGGACCCTGATCGTGATGAAATAGAAGATATGGAAAATTTCTTGGCAGAAGTTACGAAAGTGTTAAAAGTACCGATTATGATTGATTCAACAGATGAAAATGTGATGGAGAGAGCTCTTACTTATATTCAAGGAAAAGCTGTTATCAACTCTATTAATTTAGAGGATGGAGAAGAGCGTTTTGAGAAAGTGACACCTCTTCTTCAAAAATACGGTGCTGCTATAGTTGTCGGAACAATTGATGAAGATGGTATGGCCGTTAGTGCAGAACGAAAGATAGAAATTGCGAAAAGAAGCTATGAATTACTTACAAAGAAGTATGGTATACGTCCGTCTGATATTATATTTGATGCGCTCGTGTTTCCTGTAGGGACAGGCGATGAAGAATATATCGGTTCAGCAGCAGCGACGATAGAAGGAATTCGTCTTATAAAAGAAGCGTTACCAGAATGTTTAACGATTTTAGGCGTGAGTAATATATCGTTTGGTTTACCACCAGCTGGACGTGAAGTATTAAATTCTGTCTTTTTATATCATGCAACGAAAGCAGGGTTAGATTACGCGATTGTTAATACGGAAAAATTAGAGCGCTATGCGTCAATTCCAGAGGAAGAAAAGCGTCTTGCGGATGCGTTATTATTTGAAACGACGAAAGAGACGTTAGAAGAATTTACAAACTTTTATCGCGTGGCGAAAAAGAAAGATGTTATTGTACAAGAAACGCTTACGCTTGATGAACGACTAGCCAACTATATTGTAGAAGGTACGAAACAAGGATTACACGAAGATTTAAGTCTCGCACTTGCAGAAGGAAGAAAACCTCTTGATATTATTAATGGTCCACTTATGACAGGAATGGATGAGGTGGGACGATTATTTAATAATAATGAGCTGATCGTTGCTGAAGTATTGCAAAGTGCTGAAAGTATGAAAGCTGCTGTAAGTTATTTAGAGCCACATATGGAATCTAGCGAAAGTGCGAAAAAAGGGAAAGTATTATTAGCGACCGTTAAAGGGGACGTACATGATATTGGGAAAAATCTTGTTGAAATTATTTTATCGAATAACGGATATGAAATTATTAATTTAGGAATTAATGTCCGATCGGATCGAATCGTTCAAGAAGTACAAGAAAAGAAACCTGATATTATTGGTCTTTCTGGCCTGTTAGTAAAGTCGGCACAACAAATGGTAACAACTGCTGAAGATCTAAAAGCGGCGAATATTGATATTCCAATTGTTGTAGGTGGCGCAGCACTAACGAGAAAGTTCACAGATAATCGTATTTCTCCATCATATAAAGGGCTCGTATGTTATGCGAGTGATGCAATGACAGGTCTTGATATTATTAATAAGCTTCAAAAAGAAGAAGAGCGTGAGAAGATGAAACAGGATAAAAAAGAACGTCATCTTCATATCGTAACAAAAGAAGAGAAAAAAGTAGAAATTCCAGCAGTAATTGAGCCATTGCCAAAATCGGCGGTTATAGTGCCGGACTCAACAAAACGAATTGTATTACGTGATATACCCGTTGCACATCTTGCTCCGTTTCTAAATAGACAAATGCTCCTTGGACATCACCTTGGATTAAAAGGAAATGTGAAGAAGCTTTTGAAAGAGGGAGACAAAAGAGCGCACGAATTAAATGATTTAATAGACGAATTATTGCGAGAAGGACAATCTTGGTTAAAACCGAAAGCCGTGTATCAATTTTTCCCAGCGCAAAGCGACGGACAAAACATTGTAATATATGACCCAGAAGATCATACGCGTATTATAGAGCGTTTCACATTCCCAAGACAAGGAAAAGCACCATATCGTACTTTAGGTGATTATTTACGCCCTATTGGAGATGAGATGGACTATGTGGCTTTCTTATCTGTTACTGTTGGGGAAGGAGTTCGGGACATTGCTGAAGAGTGGAAGGCGAAAGGTGATTATTTACGCAGTCACGCCATTCAATCGTTAGCGCTTGAATTAGCAGAAGGACTTGCTGAAAAAACACATATGCTCATTCGCGATCGTTGGGGAATTCCAGATTCACCTGAATTGACGATGGAAGAACGTTTCCGCACGAAATATAGAGGAATACGTGTGTCCTTTGGTTATCCAGCTTGTCCAGAACTAGCTGACCAAGAAAAATTGTTCCGTTTAATTCAACCAGAGGAAATAGGCATTACATTAACAGAAGGATTTATGATGGAGCCAGAAGCGTCTGTAACGGCTATGGTATTTTCTCACCCTGAGGCAAGGTATTTTAGTGTACTATAG
- the murG gene encoding undecaprenyldiphospho-muramoylpentapeptide beta-N-acetylglucosaminyltransferase: MKKIVFTGGGSAGHVTPNLAIIPYLQEQNWDISYIGSHQGIEKTIIEKEGIPYYSIASGKLRRYFDLKNIKDPFLVMKGVMDAYVRIRKLKPDVIFSKGGFVSVPVVIGGWLNRVPVLLHESDMTPGLANKIALRFASKIFVTFEEAAKHLPKEKVIYTGSPVREEVLKGNREKGVAFLGFSRKKPVITIMGGSLGAKKINETVREALLELLKKYQIVHLCGKGNLDESLQNKEGYKQFEYVHGELPDVLAATDFVISRAGSNAIFEFLTLQKPMVLIPLSKFASRGDQILNAESFEKQGYASVLYEEDVTVKSLIKHVEELHQNNEAYKTALKKYNGKEAIKTIIHHISEA, from the coding sequence ATGAAAAAAATAGTCTTTACAGGTGGCGGTTCGGCAGGACATGTAACACCTAATTTAGCCATTATTCCATATTTACAAGAACAGAATTGGGACATTTCTTATATTGGTTCTCATCAAGGGATTGAGAAAACGATTATAGAAAAGGAAGGCATTCCGTATTATAGTATTGCGAGCGGGAAGCTACGCCGTTATTTTGATTTGAAAAACATTAAAGATCCTTTTCTCGTAATGAAGGGTGTTATGGATGCGTATGTAAGGATTCGAAAATTAAAACCGGATGTAATTTTTTCAAAAGGCGGTTTCGTATCTGTACCAGTCGTAATTGGAGGGTGGCTAAATAGAGTACCAGTTTTATTACATGAATCTGATATGACGCCGGGACTAGCAAATAAAATTGCGCTCCGTTTCGCTTCGAAAATATTTGTTACGTTTGAAGAAGCAGCGAAACATTTACCGAAAGAAAAAGTAATATATACGGGATCTCCTGTACGTGAAGAAGTGTTAAAGGGAAATCGTGAAAAAGGTGTAGCGTTTTTAGGTTTTTCACGTAAAAAGCCAGTTATTACAATCATGGGAGGAAGTTTGGGCGCAAAGAAAATTAATGAAACGGTTCGAGAAGCGTTACTAGAACTTCTTAAAAAGTATCAAATTGTTCATCTTTGCGGAAAAGGTAATCTTGATGAAAGTTTACAAAATAAAGAAGGATATAAACAATTTGAATATGTACATGGAGAGTTACCAGATGTATTAGCGGCAACAGATTTTGTTATCTCACGTGCGGGCTCCAATGCGATTTTTGAGTTTTTAACATTACAAAAGCCAATGGTCTTAATTCCGCTATCAAAATTTGCCAGTCGTGGAGATCAAATTTTAAATGCAGAGTCCTTCGAAAAGCAAGGATATGCCTCCGTATTGTATGAAGAAGATGTAACTGTGAAATCTCTTATAAAGCATGTCGAAGAGTTGCATCAAAATAATGAGGCGTATAAAACAGCATTAAAAAAATACAATGGAAAAGAAGCGATTAAAACAATCATTCACCATATTTCAGAGGCATGA
- a CDS encoding nucleoside 2-deoxyribosyltransferase has translation MKFYIASGFQNKHLVRFVSSQLKEVGWHHTYDWTKNERATNREQLQKIGEEEQKAIREADVFLLILDGGNGSHTELGMAIALEKKVYMYHEGNPLQTTFYHLPEVNVFEGDAAEFASYVINHME, from the coding sequence ATGAAATTTTATATTGCTTCGGGATTTCAAAATAAGCATCTTGTACGTTTCGTATCAAGCCAGTTGAAAGAAGTAGGATGGCATCATACATATGATTGGACGAAAAATGAAAGAGCAACTAATAGAGAACAATTGCAAAAAATTGGTGAAGAAGAACAAAAAGCGATCCGAGAAGCAGATGTCTTTTTACTTATATTAGATGGCGGAAACGGAAGTCATACAGAGCTTGGAATGGCGATTGCGCTAGAGAAAAAGGTATATATGTATCATGAAGGAAACCCGCTCCAAACAACGTTTTACCATTTGCCAGAGGTTAATGTTTTTGAAGGAGATGCAGCTGAGTTTGCATCTTATGTTATAAATCATATGGAATAA